The genomic DNA CAGAACCAGTGGCAGGGCCTCGCACTCCAGGGCGTAGGCCACGGCGTCCTCGATGCGGTCCAGGGTCTTGGCGATCTCCTTGGAGCAGTCAACGGGATCGGCGGTATGCACGCCGCCAGAGGCCGGAACCCAGGAGCCGTTCCACAGTTCCAGCTGTTTGGACGCCTCGATGATGGCCGCCGGACCGGCAGCCGTGCCCGCGCCGTAGGATGTCGAGGTCTCTAGCGGCACGGGGATGATGTGGACAGCGGCCTTGTCCGGTTTTTCGTTGGGAATCTCCCCTTCCAGAAAATGCGGTGCCATGGGTTGTTCTCCTATGACAGGCGGTTTTTGAAGTCTTGGTAGCCGAAGCTGCGAACCGTGACCATCTCGCCGGTCTGCGGTCTGAATATGCGGATCGAGGGCAGCTGGATGCCATTGAAGGTGTTGGTCTTGACCATGGAGTAGATGGCCATGTCCGTGAACACAAGCCTATCGCCGGTCATAGGGGGCGTGTCAAAGGAATATTCGCCCGCCACGTCCCCGGCCAGGCAGGAAGGCCCGCCGATGCGGCAGGTCCAGGCCTTGTCTCCGGGCTCGCCCGAGCCGACGATGTGGGGCCGGTAGGGCATCTCGATGACATCGGGCATGTGGCAGGGCACTGCCGAGTCCATGATGACGATGTCCATGTCCGCCCGGATCACGTCGAGGACCGTGGTCACCAGATAGCCCGCGTTGAGGGCCACGGCCTCGCCCGGCTCCAGGTAGACCTCCACCCCCCACTTCTCCTTGAACCGGGTGATGATGCGCACCAGCAGGTCCACATCGTAGCCGGGCCGGGTGATGTGGTGGCCGCCGCCGAAGTTGACGTAGCGCATGCGCGGCAGGACATCGGCGAACGACGCCTCCACCGCGGCCACGGTGCGCTCCAGGCAATCGGCGTCCTGCTCGCAGAGGTTGTGCCAGTGCAGGCCGGTCACGCCGTCGAGATTGGCCGGGTCGAAGTGGGCGCGGCGGATGCCCAGGCGCGAGCCGGGCGCACAGGGGTCGTAGATGGGCGTGGCCCCCTCGGAATGCTCGGGGTTGATGCGCAGGGCCAACTCAATGGCGCGTCCGTTCGCTTCGGCCAGTTCGCGCACCAGGGGGCGGAACCGGTCGAGCTGGGCAAAGGAGTTGAAGACGATGTGGTCGCTGGTCTGGCACAGGTCGCGGATGTCCGCCTCGCTGAACCCGGCGGCAAAGGTGTGGACCTCGCCCGTTCCGGGGCGGCAATGGGGCGCGAACTCCTCGCACCCCAGGCGCGCCTCGTGGGGCGAGCTGGCGCACACGCCGTCGAGCTGCGGGGCCAGCAGGGGGAATGTGCTGTGCATGGCAAAGCACTTGAGGGCCAGGAGCACCTTGCACCCGGCGCGCTGCCGCACCGAGGCGAGGATGTCCAGGTTGTCCCTGAGCAGCCCCTCGTCCACCACAAAGCACGGGGTCTTGACCCCGGCAGGGTCGAAACGGTATTCGCGCCGTCCGTCCACTACAGCTCCACCTCGGTCCAGGGCAGGCCATGGGCGTTGAGGGCGGCCATGAACGGATCAGGGTCCATCTGCTCCATGTGGAAGACGCCCTTGCCGCTCCACTTGCCGGTGAGCAGCATCATGGCGCCGATCATGGCGGGCACGCCGGTGGTGTAGGAGATGGCCTGGGAGCCGACTTCGGCATAGGCGGCCTCGTGGCTGCATATGTTGTAGACGTACAGGGTCTTCTCGCGGCCATCCTTGACGCCTTTCATGACGTTGCCGATGCAGGTGCGGCCCTTGGTCAGCGGGCCGAGCGAGCCGGGCTCGGGCAGCACGGCCTTGAGGAACTGCAGCGGCTGGATCATCTGTCCGCCAAATTCCACCGGCTTGATGGAGGTCATGCCGATGCCTTCGAGGACGCGCAGGTGGGTCAGGTACTGGTCGCCAAAGGTCATCCAGAAGCGGGCGCGCTTGAGGCCCTTGATGTGCATGACCAGGGATTCGAGCTCCTCGTGGTACATGAGGTAGCACTTCTTGGTGCCGATGCCTTCGGGAAAGTCGTAGCTCATGGACCAGGAGAGCGGGTCGGTCTCGACC from Pseudodesulfovibrio aespoeensis Aspo-2 includes the following:
- the nspC gene encoding carboxynorspermidine decarboxylase — encoded protein: MDGRREYRFDPAGVKTPCFVVDEGLLRDNLDILASVRQRAGCKVLLALKCFAMHSTFPLLAPQLDGVCASSPHEARLGCEEFAPHCRPGTGEVHTFAAGFSEADIRDLCQTSDHIVFNSFAQLDRFRPLVRELAEANGRAIELALRINPEHSEGATPIYDPCAPGSRLGIRRAHFDPANLDGVTGLHWHNLCEQDADCLERTVAAVEASFADVLPRMRYVNFGGGHHITRPGYDVDLLVRIITRFKEKWGVEVYLEPGEAVALNAGYLVTTVLDVIRADMDIVIMDSAVPCHMPDVIEMPYRPHIVGSGEPGDKAWTCRIGGPSCLAGDVAGEYSFDTPPMTGDRLVFTDMAIYSMVKTNTFNGIQLPSIRIFRPQTGEMVTVRSFGYQDFKNRLS